Proteins encoded by one window of Burkholderia plantarii:
- a CDS encoding quinone-dependent dihydroorotate dehydrogenase → MFSSLYPLARASLFRMDAEDAHHLTLRLLGAAGRARVAGLLAPSVPDAPRTVMGLTFRNPVGLAAGLDKDGACIDGLAALGFGFIEVGTVTPRAQPGNPRPRMFRLPQAEAVINRMGFNNHGVEQFVQNVQAARYRGVLGLNIGKNADTPIERAADDYLYCLERVYPFASYVTINISSPNTKNLRQLQGSNELDALLAALKDKQARLADLHGKLVPLALKIAPDLDDEQVREIAALLLRHRIEAVIATNTTLSRSAVQGLPHAEEAGGLSGRPVFDASNEVIRKLHAELGGAVPIIGVGGIFSGDDARAKLAAGASLVQLYTGFIYRGPPLVADCVRAIARG, encoded by the coding sequence CTGTTCCGGATGGACGCGGAAGACGCCCACCACCTGACGCTGCGCCTGCTCGGCGCCGCCGGCCGCGCCCGCGTGGCCGGGCTGCTCGCGCCGAGCGTGCCGGACGCGCCGCGCACCGTGATGGGCCTCACGTTCCGCAACCCGGTGGGGCTCGCGGCCGGGCTCGACAAGGACGGCGCCTGCATCGACGGGCTCGCCGCGCTCGGCTTCGGCTTCATCGAGGTCGGCACGGTCACGCCGCGCGCGCAGCCGGGCAACCCGCGCCCGCGCATGTTCCGCCTGCCGCAGGCCGAGGCGGTGATCAACCGGATGGGCTTCAACAACCACGGCGTCGAGCAGTTCGTGCAGAACGTGCAGGCCGCGCGCTATCGCGGCGTACTGGGCCTGAACATCGGCAAGAACGCCGACACGCCGATCGAGCGCGCGGCCGACGATTACCTTTATTGCCTCGAGCGCGTCTACCCGTTCGCGAGCTACGTGACGATCAACATCTCGTCGCCGAACACGAAGAACCTGCGCCAGTTGCAGGGCTCGAACGAGCTCGACGCGCTGCTCGCCGCGCTGAAGGACAAGCAGGCGCGCCTGGCCGACCTGCACGGCAAGCTGGTGCCGCTCGCGCTGAAGATCGCGCCCGATCTCGACGACGAACAGGTCAGGGAAATCGCCGCGCTGCTGCTGCGCCATCGCATCGAGGCCGTGATCGCCACCAACACCACGCTTTCGCGCAGCGCCGTGCAGGGTCTGCCGCACGCCGAGGAAGCGGGCGGCCTGTCGGGGCGGCCGGTGTTCGACGCGTCCAACGAGGTGATCCGCAAGCTGCACGCCGAGCTCGGCGGCGCGGTACCGATCATCGGGGTTGGCGGCATCTTTTCGGGCGACGACGCGCGTGCGAAACTCGCCGCGGGCGCGTCGCTGGTGCAGCTCTACACGGGCTTCATCTATCGCGGGCCGCCGCTCGTCGCCGATTGCGTGCGTGCCATCGCGCGCGGCTGA